The following proteins are encoded in a genomic region of Selenomonadales bacterium:
- the sigK gene encoding RNA polymerase sporulation sigma factor SigK — protein MLSVLARILGLFAGLRLLVSYVATNSFPQPLSESEEQRYLRQWKEGDWQARGILIEHNLRLVAHMVKKYDSSPVEQEDLISIGTIGLIKGVNTFDMHKGIRLATYAARCIDNEILMHLRATKKLRAMIYLNEPTGVDKEGNELTLIETLSNNEEPLADTVETALQQERLQQLLARLDRREQVVLMLRFGLVDGVRLTQREIARELKISRSYVSRIEKKAMQRLYSEVCKEGGF, from the coding sequence CTGCTGTCCGTATTGGCGAGGATACTCGGGCTCTTTGCGGGCTTACGCCTCTTGGTCTCCTATGTTGCCACCAATTCGTTTCCGCAGCCTTTATCCGAGAGCGAGGAACAGCGGTATCTGCGCCAATGGAAGGAGGGCGACTGGCAAGCGCGCGGCATCCTCATCGAACACAATTTGCGCTTAGTGGCCCATATGGTGAAGAAATACGACTCTAGCCCCGTAGAACAAGAAGACCTTATATCCATCGGCACTATCGGCTTGATTAAGGGAGTTAACACCTTTGACATGCACAAGGGCATCCGGCTCGCGACGTATGCCGCGCGCTGCATAGACAACGAGATACTGATGCACCTAAGGGCAACGAAGAAGTTACGCGCAATGATATATCTCAACGAGCCGACAGGGGTAGACAAAGAAGGAAATGAGCTTACTCTGATAGAAACACTATCTAACAACGAAGAGCCGCTCGCCGACACGGTCGAGACAGCACTGCAGCAGGAGCGGCTACAACAGCTGTTGGCGCGCCTTGACCGACGCGAACAGGTGGTGCTGATGCTGCGTTTTGGCCTCGTTGACGGAGTTAGGCTTACTCAACGCGAGATTGCCCGCGAACTCAAGATTTCACGTTCCTATGTCTCCCGCATCGAAAAAAAAGCCATGCAACGCCTCTACAGCGAGGTGTGTAAGGAGGGGGGGTTTTGA